The following coding sequences lie in one Deinococcus aerolatus genomic window:
- a CDS encoding DUF3208 domain-containing protein, with translation MSPTEPQAGGRAAIRLLQGYIWHAQDGDIDLEHFLPRELDLPSPPGLAEQESAHVLWDTVNPPFAFFENGDPTASQVFYQFTVLRVYDERPSNAELHEDASAASQSLGPLLDGTPEGVGWQLWEDLREL, from the coding sequence GTGAGTCCCACCGAACCGCAGGCCGGAGGCCGCGCCGCTATCCGTCTGCTGCAAGGCTACATCTGGCACGCCCAAGACGGCGACATCGATCTGGAGCATTTCCTACCCCGTGAGCTCGACCTGCCCTCGCCCCCTGGCCTGGCCGAGCAGGAAAGTGCCCACGTGCTGTGGGACACGGTCAATCCGCCCTTTGCCTTCTTCGAGAACGGCGATCCCACCGCCTCCCAGGTCTTCTACCAGTTCACGGTGCTGCGCGTGTACGACGAGCGCCCCAGCAACGCCGAACTGCATGAGGACGCCAGCGCCGCCTCACAGTCGCTGGGGCCGCTGCTGGACGGCACCCCGGAAGGTGTGGGCTGGCAACTCTGGGAAGACCTGCGCGAGCTGTGA
- the mnmE gene encoding tRNA uridine-5-carboxymethylaminomethyl(34) synthesis GTPase MnmE, with protein sequence MTRSGLSDTIAAIATAPGSAGVGIVRVSGPQALEVADGIFRGRRAPSTTRGGRFLFGELVADDGEVLDEGLCLVFRGPRSYTGEDVVELQSHGSPAVLTRVLARALELGARPARPGEFTLRAYLAGRLDLAQAEAVLGLVEAQTDGARRQASLGLSGALGARVARVAGGLVRALAAIQAMLDYPEEGVPDEDRAGPLLQAQAELEALLASARAGQVSTRGARLALIGRPNAGKSSLLNALVGFERSIVTPTPGTTRDYLEAGLELAGVPVTLVDTAGLRETLDEIEAAGVRQARALAEAADLVLALEDGSAAREELPLDLSGTPARVIRLRTKTDLPAAWTDTALLDVSAVTGAGLPALRDAVRVALLGDAARGEAWLTTERQADAARRALEHVLAARTLPDELASYELEEALRALAELTGQDVQEDVVDAVFRNFCVGK encoded by the coding sequence GTGACCCGTTCTGGCCTGTCCGACACCATTGCCGCCATTGCCACCGCCCCCGGCAGCGCGGGCGTGGGCATTGTGCGGGTCAGTGGCCCGCAGGCGCTGGAGGTGGCCGACGGCATTTTCAGAGGACGGCGCGCCCCCTCCACGACACGGGGCGGGCGCTTTCTCTTTGGAGAACTGGTGGCCGATGACGGCGAGGTGCTGGACGAGGGCCTGTGTCTGGTGTTCCGTGGACCGCGCAGCTACACCGGCGAGGACGTGGTGGAACTGCAATCCCACGGCAGCCCGGCGGTCCTGACGCGGGTGCTGGCCCGCGCCCTGGAGCTGGGCGCCCGTCCGGCCCGGCCCGGCGAATTCACGCTGCGTGCGTATCTGGCGGGCCGGCTGGATCTGGCGCAGGCTGAGGCGGTGCTGGGTTTGGTGGAGGCGCAGACAGACGGCGCGCGGCGGCAGGCTAGCCTGGGGCTGTCGGGGGCGCTGGGAGCGCGGGTGGCGCGGGTGGCCGGCGGGCTGGTGCGCGCCCTGGCCGCCATTCAGGCCATGCTGGACTATCCCGAGGAGGGGGTGCCGGACGAGGACCGCGCCGGGCCGCTCTTGCAGGCCCAGGCCGAGCTGGAAGCCCTGCTGGCCAGCGCCCGTGCCGGACAGGTCAGCACGCGGGGGGCGCGGCTGGCGCTGATTGGCCGCCCCAACGCGGGCAAGAGCAGCCTGCTCAACGCGCTGGTGGGCTTCGAGCGCAGCATCGTGACGCCCACCCCCGGCACCACCCGCGACTACCTGGAAGCAGGCCTGGAACTGGCCGGGGTGCCGGTCACGCTGGTGGACACGGCGGGCCTGCGCGAGACGCTGGACGAGATCGAGGCCGCAGGAGTGCGGCAGGCGCGGGCGCTGGCCGAGGCCGCCGATCTGGTGCTGGCCCTGGAGGACGGCAGCGCCGCGCGCGAGGAGCTGCCGCTAGACCTGAGCGGCACGCCTGCGCGGGTGATCCGGCTGCGGACCAAGACCGATCTGCCCGCCGCCTGGACCGACACGGCGCTACTCGACGTGAGTGCGGTCACGGGTGCGGGCCTGCCGGCCCTGCGCGACGCGGTGCGTGTGGCCCTGCTGGGCGACGCGGCGCGCGGCGAGGCGTGGCTGACCACCGAGCGGCAGGCAGATGCAGCCCGGCGCGCGCTCGAGCACGTGCTGGCCGCCCGGACTCTGCCCGACGAGCTGGCCAGCTACGAGCTGGAAGAGGCCCTGCGCGCTCTGGCCGAGCTCACCGGGCAGGACGTTCAGGAAGACGTGGTGGACGCAGTGTTTCGCAATTTCTGCGTGGGCAAGTAA
- a CDS encoding type 1 glutamine amidotransferase family protein: protein MSGAGAGHAADQIAPESAMPGPVVAVPVYAGVSELELGIMVTVCRLCGGEGAAITVNRSRASIVTAGGLVSTPHVLYAALPEPAALLLPGGPGALKAARDPLLRTFLAGHSALPTGASGSGLLLLGEAGALAGREVGGSADLADTLWGHGAADVHPGEVWTDAQLCTTPGGLPALYAALHVAAAIWGADAAVDAARRLGQL, encoded by the coding sequence ATGAGCGGGGCTGGGGCCGGCCATGCGGCGGACCAGATCGCGCCCGAATCAGCGATGCCCGGTCCCGTGGTGGCGGTACCGGTCTATGCCGGCGTCAGCGAGCTGGAACTGGGCATCATGGTCACGGTCTGCCGGCTGTGCGGCGGCGAGGGCGCGGCCATCACGGTCAACCGGTCGCGCGCCAGCATCGTCACAGCGGGGGGGCTGGTCAGCACGCCGCACGTGCTGTACGCCGCCCTGCCGGAACCGGCGGCCCTGCTGCTGCCCGGCGGCCCCGGCGCCCTGAAGGCGGCCCGCGATCCGCTGCTCAGGACGTTTCTTGCGGGCCACTCTGCCCTGCCCACCGGCGCAAGCGGCAGCGGCCTGCTGCTGCTGGGCGAGGCGGGTGCGCTGGCCGGGCGCGAGGTGGGCGGCTCCGCCGATCTGGCCGACACCCTGTGGGGCCACGGCGCGGCGGACGTGCATCCGGGCGAGGTCTGGACCGACGCGCAGCTGTGTACCACACCGGGCGGCCTCCCGGCACTGTACGCCGCACTGCACGTCGCCGCCGCCATCTGGGGCGCGGATGCGGCGGTGGATGCGGCGAGGCGGCTGGGCCAGCTCTAG
- a CDS encoding MBL fold metallo-hydrolase, which produces MSQSPAAPLITLAPGVLYLPGAVNSFVVVGRGTDALLVDTGLDDAHARKLLRAVEAAGLTPSGILNTHSHADHHGGNAQILRRFPELKVFAPPLEDAIITHPILEPLTLFGARPPRELQNKFLLAPPSPARLAPEPGLCRIGGADIELIEVAGHASMMFAVRVGEVLYAADALFGPEALEKHPLTFCADSGLQKASAAALAQLEGVRTVLPGHGVPTDDLAGLVAVNLRAYGRTTQAVLAAVRAGDASIDELLARVCGALGVTMTNAGAVVLNRAVVSAHLTELLELGRVEMKVSGNKLIFGVQA; this is translated from the coding sequence ATGTCCCAGTCTCCCGCGGCGCCGCTGATAACCCTGGCACCCGGCGTCCTGTACCTGCCCGGCGCGGTCAACAGTTTTGTGGTGGTGGGCCGGGGCACGGACGCCCTGCTGGTGGACACCGGCCTGGACGACGCCCACGCACGCAAGCTGCTGCGGGCGGTGGAAGCGGCGGGTCTGACGCCCAGCGGCATCCTCAACACCCACAGCCACGCGGACCACCACGGCGGCAATGCCCAGATTCTCAGGCGCTTTCCCGAACTGAAGGTGTTCGCGCCGCCGCTGGAAGACGCCATCATCACCCATCCGATTCTGGAGCCGCTGACGCTGTTCGGCGCCCGCCCGCCACGCGAGTTGCAGAACAAATTCCTGCTGGCGCCGCCCAGCCCGGCCCGCCTCGCTCCCGAACCGGGGCTGTGCCGCATCGGTGGGGCTGATATCGAGCTGATCGAGGTGGCGGGCCACGCTTCGATGATGTTTGCCGTGCGTGTCGGCGAGGTGCTGTACGCCGCCGACGCGCTGTTTGGGCCGGAAGCGCTGGAAAAGCACCCCCTGACCTTCTGCGCCGACTCGGGGTTGCAGAAGGCCAGCGCCGCCGCCCTGGCGCAACTGGAGGGTGTGCGTACGGTGCTGCCAGGTCACGGCGTTCCCACCGACGATCTGGCCGGGCTGGTGGCCGTTAATCTCAGGGCCTATGGGCGGACGACACAGGCGGTTCTGGCGGCGGTGAGGGCTGGAGACGCCAGTATTGATGAGCTGCTGGCCCGCGTGTGCGGCGCGCTGGGCGTGACCATGACCAACGCGGGGGCGGTGGTCCTGAACCGCGCGGTCGTCAGTGCCCACCTGACCGAACTGCTGGAACTGGGCCGGGTAGAGATGAAGGTTTCAGGCAACAAACTCATCTTCGGCGTACAAGCGTAA
- a CDS encoding amidase family protein — MTLPLPDPILDLDVTDLVSATRRGDLTCGEVTRTYLERLEALNPQLRAVITVHPHASAVADALDALTPEERGPLHGCPVLIKDNIDVAGLPTTAGSALMAAHVPTVDAPLVARLRAAGAVVLGKANMTEWANFMTLGMPNGYSSHGGQTVNAWGAEHDTGGSSSGSGVAVAARLCAAAVGTETSGSVVSPAHQSGVVGLKPTLGLIPRTGIVPISHSQDTAGPITRSVRDALLLLGVMAGPDERDEASRRVPVPELTLAPMTGDGARIGVITDEPGVSEANAASLRLARAALERAGATLHDVAFPSRAELGASGVMLEVLEYEFKGDLNAYLSGVTDGPHSLADVIAGNHDAADRCLKYGQTFLNAAQGTRGDASEEGYRHARARDLRLTREQGFDLLFAGGLDAVVFPGIHGCGLAAKAGYPSLTLPVHAPDAPAGTRPGGVLLVAPAGTDAALLSLAAHVAAHSGGELGGVRFPVLD, encoded by the coding sequence ATGACCCTGCCCCTGCCTGATCCCATCCTCGATCTGGACGTTACCGATCTGGTCAGCGCCACCCGGCGCGGTGACCTGACCTGCGGCGAGGTGACGCGCACGTATCTCGAACGCCTGGAGGCGCTGAACCCGCAGTTGCGGGCGGTCATCACCGTGCATCCCCATGCCAGCGCAGTGGCCGACGCGCTCGACGCCCTGACGCCTGAGGAGCGCGGCCCCCTGCACGGCTGCCCGGTGCTGATCAAGGACAACATCGACGTGGCGGGCCTGCCCACGACGGCGGGCAGCGCCCTGATGGCCGCGCACGTGCCCACGGTGGACGCGCCGCTGGTGGCCCGGCTGCGGGCAGCGGGCGCCGTGGTGCTGGGCAAGGCCAACATGACCGAGTGGGCCAATTTCATGACTCTGGGCATGCCCAACGGCTACTCCTCGCACGGGGGGCAGACGGTCAATGCCTGGGGCGCGGAACACGACACCGGCGGCAGTTCCTCGGGCAGTGGGGTGGCGGTGGCTGCCAGGCTGTGTGCGGCGGCGGTCGGCACCGAGACCAGCGGCAGCGTGGTCAGTCCGGCGCACCAGAGCGGCGTGGTGGGCCTCAAGCCCACGCTGGGGCTGATTCCGCGCACGGGGATCGTGCCCATCAGCCACAGCCAGGACACGGCGGGGCCGATCACCCGCAGCGTCCGGGACGCCCTGCTGCTACTGGGCGTCATGGCCGGGCCAGACGAGCGGGATGAGGCCAGCCGCCGCGTGCCGGTCCCGGAACTGACCCTGGCCCCCATGACCGGGGACGGCGCGAGAATTGGGGTCATCACCGACGAACCGGGCGTCTCGGAGGCCAACGCCGCCAGTCTGCGCCTCGCCCGCGCCGCCCTGGAACGGGCCGGGGCCACGCTACATGACGTGGCCTTTCCCAGCCGCGCGGAACTGGGCGCCAGCGGCGTGATGCTGGAGGTGCTGGAGTACGAGTTCAAGGGGGACCTGAACGCCTACCTGTCGGGGGTCACCGACGGCCCGCACAGCCTCGCCGACGTGATTGCGGGCAACCACGACGCGGCTGACCGCTGCCTGAAATACGGCCAGACGTTTCTCAACGCGGCCCAGGGCACGCGCGGCGACGCCAGCGAGGAGGGCTACCGGCACGCCCGCGCCCGCGATCTGCGCCTGACCCGCGAGCAGGGCTTCGACCTGCTGTTTGCGGGCGGGCTGGACGCCGTGGTCTTTCCCGGCATTCACGGCTGCGGGCTGGCAGCCAAGGCGGGGTATCCCAGCCTGACCCTGCCGGTTCATGCGCCGGACGCCCCGGCAGGCACCCGTCCCGGCGGCGTGCTGCTGGTTGCCCCGGCAGGTACGGACGCGGCGCTGCTGTCACTGGCCGCGCACGTTGCCGCCCATTCGGGAGGTGAACTGGGCGGCGTGCGTTTTCCTGTGCTGGACTGA
- a CDS encoding threonine ammonia-lyase has protein sequence MTLAATPLVTLTDIQAAQTLLAGWVGRTPLVQFPGRDLWLKAENLQPTGAFKLRGAFNKLLSLSVEQRARGVVAHSSGNHAGAVAYAARALGVPAVVVMPSGAPQTKLAATRACGAEVVLMGEASEERAAKAAELARERGLTPVPPYDDPQIIAGAATVGLEILHDLPTVGTVLVPVSGGGLISGVAAAIKSQRPDVRVIGVEPELAADAQASLRAGRRMAWAAADVARTLADGLRVTELGELTWEHIRSHVDDIVTVGEADIRRAVCDTALKARLVAEPSGAVTVAALYGAHEFGPGPVVAVVSGGNLDVSTLITLQTSPDPVPLHTTPDHPAFTEL, from the coding sequence TTGACCCTGGCCGCCACCCCACTTGTGACTCTGACCGACATTCAAGCCGCCCAGACCCTACTGGCCGGGTGGGTGGGCCGCACGCCGCTCGTTCAGTTTCCGGGCCGTGACCTGTGGCTCAAGGCCGAGAACCTGCAGCCCACCGGGGCCTTCAAGCTGCGCGGCGCTTTCAACAAGTTGCTGTCGCTCAGCGTGGAACAGCGGGCCAGGGGCGTCGTCGCGCACTCCAGCGGCAACCACGCCGGGGCGGTGGCCTACGCGGCTCGGGCGCTGGGCGTCCCGGCGGTAGTGGTCATGCCGTCCGGCGCGCCGCAGACCAAGCTGGCCGCCACCCGCGCGTGCGGCGCTGAAGTCGTGTTAATGGGCGAGGCCAGCGAGGAACGGGCCGCAAAGGCCGCCGAACTCGCGCGTGAGCGTGGCCTGACCCCCGTGCCCCCTTATGACGACCCGCAAATCATCGCCGGAGCCGCGACCGTGGGGCTGGAGATTCTGCACGACCTGCCCACGGTGGGCACAGTGCTGGTGCCGGTCAGCGGCGGCGGGCTGATCTCGGGAGTGGCCGCCGCCATCAAGAGCCAGCGCCCGGACGTGCGCGTGATCGGCGTGGAACCCGAACTGGCAGCAGACGCGCAGGCCAGCCTGCGGGCCGGGCGGCGCATGGCCTGGGCCGCTGCCGACGTGGCCCGCACCCTGGCCGACGGCCTGCGCGTGACGGAGCTGGGCGAGCTGACCTGGGAACACATCCGTTCCCATGTGGACGACATCGTGACGGTGGGCGAGGCCGACATTCGCCGGGCCGTGTGCGACACGGCCCTGAAAGCCCGGCTGGTGGCCGAACCCAGCGGGGCCGTGACGGTGGCGGCCCTGTATGGTGCCCATGAATTCGGCCCTGGTCCAGTGGTGGCCGTGGTCAGCGGCGGCAATCTGGACGTATCCACCCTGATAACCCTGCAGACATCCCCTGATCCGGTGCCCCTCCACACCACGCCGGACCACCCAGCCTTCACCGAACTTTGA
- a CDS encoding ParA family protein → MPRVIAITSEKGGVGKSTLAVHLAGAFHERGQATVLVDEDGRVGSSLRWAARADGPGLGFPVVAPDDVKPKKLAAAVAVLIDTEGRPKRKELRRLSERADLILVPSGVSALELDATRELLDFLLEAGDVGRQSRVVLTRVPPVGHAGEDARENLRDEGLTVCNTLVRQYAAYQKAAELGVLARDVRDPRAGVAWTDILSLSRELR, encoded by the coding sequence ATGCCCCGCGTCATTGCCATCACGTCTGAAAAGGGAGGCGTGGGCAAGAGCACGCTGGCCGTTCATCTGGCCGGAGCGTTCCATGAGCGCGGCCAGGCCACTGTACTGGTTGACGAGGACGGGCGCGTCGGCAGCAGCCTGCGCTGGGCGGCGCGTGCGGATGGGCCGGGACTGGGCTTCCCGGTAGTGGCCCCGGACGACGTGAAACCCAAAAAACTGGCCGCCGCCGTCGCCGTGCTGATCGACACCGAGGGCCGCCCGAAACGCAAGGAACTGCGCCGCCTCTCAGAGCGGGCAGACCTGATTCTGGTGCCGAGCGGGGTGAGTGCGCTGGAACTGGACGCCACCCGCGAACTGTTGGACTTTCTGCTGGAGGCGGGGGATGTGGGTCGCCAGTCCCGCGTGGTCCTGACCCGCGTGCCGCCCGTGGGCCACGCCGGCGAAGACGCCCGCGAGAACCTGCGCGACGAGGGTCTGACCGTGTGCAACACCCTGGTCCGCCAGTACGCCGCGTACCAGAAGGCCGCCGAACTCGGGGTGCTGGCCCGCGACGTGCGCGACCCCCGCGCCGGGGTGGCCTGGACCGACATTCTGAGTCTGTCACGGGAACTGCGGTGA
- a CDS encoding PIG-L deacetylase family protein codes for MTDSHDASPLSPTLMAVFAHPDDEAFSVGGTLTHYARRGVRVQLVCANRGEAGKITVPGMTVDDLGQQREHELREACRALEIPAPVFLDYHDSGRYERTRHDDPLALMNVNPLDVEVKLRAVIAEYQPQVIVTFDPHGGYGHIDHLQIHRATTAAFFSTGVLPYGGPQRLYFTALNVEAARGLSRMGQDLDPEVYGVSDSTVAVRMDVSPYRENKKAALAAHGTQMGADSILGKMSPEERDEMETRMLGYESFSIGGTRTPIRNWPLQGLFDGVAGGEGLD; via the coding sequence ATGACCGATTCACACGACGCGTCCCCCCTGAGTCCCACGCTGATGGCCGTTTTCGCTCATCCCGACGACGAGGCGTTTTCCGTCGGCGGCACCCTGACGCACTACGCGCGCCGGGGCGTGCGCGTGCAGCTGGTCTGCGCCAACCGGGGCGAGGCGGGCAAGATCACCGTGCCGGGCATGACCGTGGATGACCTGGGCCAGCAGCGCGAGCATGAGCTGCGCGAGGCGTGCCGGGCGCTGGAAATCCCTGCCCCTGTGTTTCTCGACTACCATGACTCGGGCCGCTACGAGCGCACCCGCCACGACGATCCGCTGGCCCTGATGAACGTGAATCCGCTGGATGTGGAGGTCAAGCTGCGCGCCGTCATTGCCGAGTACCAGCCGCAGGTGATCGTGACCTTTGACCCGCACGGCGGCTACGGGCACATCGACCACCTGCAGATTCACCGGGCCACCACGGCGGCGTTTTTCAGCACCGGCGTCCTGCCCTACGGCGGACCGCAGCGCCTGTACTTCACCGCGCTGAACGTGGAGGCCGCCCGCGGGCTGTCGCGCATGGGCCAGGATCTCGATCCGGAGGTGTACGGCGTGTCCGACAGCACCGTGGCCGTGAGGATGGACGTCAGCCCCTACCGCGAGAACAAGAAGGCCGCGCTGGCCGCCCACGGCACCCAGATGGGAGCCGACAGTATCCTGGGCAAGATGTCGCCCGAGGAACGCGACGAGATGGAGACGCGCATGCTGGGTTACGAAAGCTTCAGCATTGGCGGCACGCGCACGCCGATTCGCAACTGGCCGCTGCAGGGTCTGTTCGATGGCGTGGCTGGAGGCGAGGGGCTGGACTGA
- a CDS encoding prephenate dehydratase, whose product MSEPVPEPITVAFQGNPGAYGEIAALNAVPEAGPGRQTRGYPTFHGVAQAVESGEAQYGVLPVENSLMGAIHQAIDLLSETELHVIGEVVVRVSHCLMALPGVELADLKSVASQQPALDQCTGLIRKYNLQPVAAHDTAGSARDLAERGASGGGRNEAAIASRRAAELYGLNVLAQEIEDEPFNYTRFMVLSRHEPAPSDVPHKTSLVFAVRHTPGFLVETLNELRGLNLSRIESRPRRDRAWSYLMYVDIEGDSRDPAVAQALAGVLRKASYAKIIGSYPRAMETVG is encoded by the coding sequence ATGAGTGAGCCTGTGCCCGAGCCCATCACCGTCGCCTTTCAGGGCAATCCCGGTGCCTACGGCGAGATCGCCGCACTGAACGCTGTTCCAGAGGCCGGGCCGGGCCGGCAGACGCGCGGCTACCCCACCTTTCACGGCGTGGCGCAGGCGGTGGAAAGCGGCGAGGCGCAGTACGGCGTGTTGCCGGTGGAGAACAGCCTGATGGGCGCGATTCATCAGGCGATTGACCTGCTGAGCGAGACCGAACTGCACGTGATCGGCGAGGTGGTGGTGCGCGTGAGCCACTGCCTGATGGCGCTGCCAGGGGTCGAACTCGCGGACCTGAAAAGCGTGGCCAGCCAGCAGCCCGCCCTGGACCAGTGCACCGGGCTGATCCGCAAGTACAACCTGCAACCCGTGGCCGCCCACGACACCGCTGGCAGTGCGCGTGACCTCGCCGAACGCGGGGCCAGCGGCGGGGGACGCAATGAGGCCGCCATCGCCAGCCGCCGAGCCGCCGAGCTGTACGGCCTGAACGTCCTGGCCCAGGAGATCGAGGACGAGCCGTTCAACTACACCCGCTTCATGGTCCTGTCGCGCCACGAACCCGCACCCAGCGACGTGCCGCACAAGACCAGTCTGGTGTTCGCCGTGCGCCATACCCCCGGGTTCCTGGTGGAAACCCTGAACGAGCTGCGGGGCCTGAACCTTAGCCGCATCGAGAGCCGCCCCCGCCGGGACCGCGCGTGGAGCTACCTGATGTACGTGGACATCGAGGGCGATTCGCGTGACCCGGCGGTGGCACAGGCCCTGGCGGGCGTGCTGCGCAAGGCCAGCTACGCCAAGATCATCGGCTCGTATCCCCGCGCCATGGAAACGGTGGGCTAG
- a CDS encoding aldo/keto reductase family protein, producing MEYRNLGRSGLKVSEVALGGWETYGAGVNEQQMVRDIVTAAYEGGVNFFDQADVYARGRSEELMGAVLKELPRHTLVMSSKVFWPMSDDVNDRGLSRKHVLESIGKTLKRLETDYLDIYFAHRYDPDVPMEEIVMAFDQVIRNGQALYWGTSMWPAARIAQAVEFARANGLHAPVTEQPEYSMMRRERVEKEILPYTAGEGIGLVVWSPLAMGLLTGKYDDGKPEGARLTEKENWGKNFLTEENIQKVRDLKPIADDLGITRAQLALAWLLRQPGVSSVITGATRVSQIQDTVKAAGVRLSDDVQQKIEDILNPS from the coding sequence ATGGAATACCGGAATCTGGGCAGGAGTGGTCTGAAAGTCAGTGAGGTCGCGCTGGGCGGCTGGGAAACCTACGGCGCGGGCGTCAACGAGCAGCAGATGGTGCGCGACATCGTGACGGCAGCCTACGAGGGCGGCGTGAACTTCTTCGATCAGGCCGACGTGTACGCACGCGGCCGCAGCGAGGAACTGATGGGCGCGGTGCTGAAGGAACTGCCGCGCCACACGCTGGTGATGTCCAGCAAGGTCTTCTGGCCCATGAGCGACGACGTCAATGACCGGGGCCTGAGCCGTAAGCATGTGCTGGAAAGCATCGGCAAGACGCTCAAGCGCCTGGAAACCGACTATCTGGATATCTATTTCGCCCACCGCTACGACCCCGACGTGCCGATGGAAGAGATCGTGATGGCCTTTGATCAGGTGATCCGCAACGGTCAGGCACTGTACTGGGGAACCTCGATGTGGCCCGCCGCCCGCATTGCCCAGGCTGTCGAGTTTGCCCGCGCCAACGGCCTGCACGCCCCCGTGACCGAGCAGCCCGAGTACTCCATGATGCGCCGCGAGCGGGTGGAAAAAGAAATCCTGCCCTACACGGCGGGCGAGGGCATCGGCCTGGTGGTCTGGAGTCCGCTGGCCATGGGCCTGCTGACCGGCAAGTACGACGATGGCAAGCCCGAGGGTGCGCGTCTGACTGAGAAGGAAAACTGGGGCAAGAACTTCCTGACTGAGGAAAACATTCAGAAAGTGCGTGATCTGAAGCCGATTGCCGACGATCTGGGCATCACGCGGGCGCAGCTGGCGCTGGCGTGGCTGTTGCGTCAGCCGGGGGTCAGCAGCGTGATCACCGGGGCCACCAGGGTGTCGCAGATCCAGGACACCGTAAAGGCGGCGGGCGTGCGCCTCAGCGACGACGTGCAGCAGAAGATCGAGGATATCCTGAACCCGTCCTGA
- a CDS encoding DUF4385 domain-containing protein: MPKFDYGLNYAELDLRAHPELYRVGRGEQGVLLVQPYKGEILPHWRFATPEVARESSDAIYALFERYLADGDFVGADMARKFLQMGFTRSRRYANHKGGKKYDGPVPDDKKGQSGAHGRAELPRQPEDPVKAQSARIFKERWDQAEANADYTRLKKEHRAKYG, encoded by the coding sequence ATGCCGAAATTCGACTACGGCCTGAACTACGCCGAACTTGACCTGCGTGCCCATCCGGAGCTGTACCGTGTGGGCCGGGGCGAGCAGGGCGTGTTGCTGGTGCAGCCCTACAAGGGCGAGATCCTGCCGCACTGGCGCTTTGCCACACCGGAAGTGGCCCGCGAGAGCAGTGACGCCATCTACGCTCTGTTCGAGCGTTACCTTGCGGACGGCGATTTCGTCGGCGCGGATATGGCCCGCAAGTTTCTGCAGATGGGTTTTACGCGGTCGCGCCGCTACGCCAACCACAAGGGTGGCAAGAAGTACGATGGCCCCGTTCCCGACGACAAAAAGGGCCAGAGTGGTGCCCACGGCCGCGCCGAACTGCCCCGTCAGCCGGAAGACCCGGTGAAAGCGCAGTCCGCCCGCATCTTCAAGGAGCGGTGGGACCAGGCAGAAGCGAACGCGGACTACACGCGGCTGAAAAAAGAGCACCGTGCGAAATACGGCTGA
- a CDS encoding Dps family protein, which translates to MTKKSKADSSTPSKASSKAAKQASDAQAAKPGATPGGEAKADAAHLDTAFNALVDHNYLSESEFGTVSETLQRNLATTICLYLKFKKYHWDIRGRFFRDLHLAYDEFIEEIFPGIDEQAERLVALGGSPIAAPSDLERFSVVKVPTETVRDARSQVADLVSDLTRVSRGFRDDSQTVDEANDPATADMYNGYAATIDKIRWMLQAIMDDDRLN; encoded by the coding sequence ATGACCAAGAAGAGCAAGGCTGATTCATCCACGCCCTCCAAGGCCAGCAGCAAGGCCGCCAAGCAGGCCAGCGACGCCCAGGCCGCCAAGCCCGGCGCGACGCCCGGCGGCGAGGCTAAGGCCGACGCGGCCCATCTGGACACCGCGTTCAACGCGCTGGTGGACCACAACTACCTGTCGGAAAGCGAATTCGGCACCGTGTCCGAGACGTTGCAGCGCAACCTCGCCACCACCATCTGCCTGTACCTGAAGTTCAAGAAGTACCACTGGGACATCCGTGGACGCTTCTTCCGTGACCTGCACCTGGCCTACGATGAATTCATCGAGGAGATCTTCCCCGGCATCGACGAGCAGGCCGAGCGCCTCGTGGCCCTGGGCGGCAGCCCCATCGCCGCGCCCAGCGATCTGGAGCGTTTCAGCGTGGTCAAGGTGCCCACCGAGACCGTGCGTGATGCCCGCAGCCAGGTGGCCGATCTGGTCAGCGACCTGACCCGCGTGTCCAGGGGCTTCCGCGACGACAGTCAGACCGTGGACGAGGCCAATGATCCGGCCACCGCCGACATGTACAACGGGTACGCCGCCACCATCGACAAGATTCGCTGGATGTTGCAGGCCATCATGGACGACGACCGCCTGAACTGA